Proteins encoded in a region of the Novibacillus thermophilus genome:
- the iolD gene encoding 3D-(3,5/4)-trihydroxycyclohexane-1,2-dione acylhydrolase (decyclizing), translating to MLRLTAAQALVKFLNQQYVEFDGKEEKFVKGIFTIFGHGNVLGLGQALEEDPGDLKVYQGRNEQGMAHAAIAFAKQKHRKQIMACTSSVGPGAANMVTAAATASANNIPVLLIPGDTFATRQPDPVLQQIEHYHDLTISTNDAFRAVSKYWDRINRPEQLMSALIHAMRVLTDPADTGAVTIAFPQDVQGEVYEFPAYFFKKRVHRIERRKPTEPDLNDAVALIKRKKKPIIICGGGVRYSEAADALKRFSEKFHIPYGETQAGKSAIESSHVYNLGGIGVTGNLAANRIAKDADLVIGVGTRYSDFTTSSKQLFQHPDVDFLTINVSEYHAYKLDSVKVVADARTALTALEAELDKAGYRSGYTNEIELAKNAWRTELNRLHQISYDEEGFKPEIAGHLDEVLPEFAKRFDSRLTQTEVIGHINKLIDEDAIIVGSSGSLPGDLQRMWISRRPNTYHMEYGFSSMGYEITGALGVKMAEPDKEVYAMVGDGSYLMLHSELVTSIQEGQKINVLLFDNAGFGCINNLQMGNGMGSFGTEFRYRNLETGRMDGRLMKIDFAQSAAGYGVKTYRASTVEQLKEAIEDAKKQSVSTLIDIKVLPKTMTGDYESWWHVGVAGVSDNPKIQEAYRNKEANLKMARKY from the coding sequence ATGTTAAGGTTAACGGCGGCCCAAGCGTTAGTCAAATTTTTAAACCAGCAGTATGTCGAATTTGATGGAAAGGAAGAAAAGTTTGTAAAAGGGATCTTCACGATTTTCGGCCACGGGAACGTGTTAGGTCTCGGTCAGGCGCTGGAAGAAGACCCTGGCGATTTGAAAGTTTACCAGGGCAGAAATGAACAAGGAATGGCGCATGCGGCAATAGCATTCGCAAAGCAAAAGCACCGTAAACAAATTATGGCTTGTACGTCTTCTGTCGGCCCGGGAGCAGCCAATATGGTGACAGCAGCGGCGACGGCTTCCGCGAATAACATCCCGGTACTGTTGATTCCCGGCGATACGTTTGCCACGAGACAACCTGACCCGGTTCTTCAGCAGATTGAACACTACCACGATTTGACGATTTCGACCAATGATGCCTTTCGGGCCGTAAGTAAATATTGGGACCGCATCAATCGGCCGGAACAACTCATGTCCGCCCTGATTCACGCTATGCGTGTTCTCACTGACCCTGCAGATACAGGTGCCGTCACCATTGCTTTTCCTCAAGATGTACAAGGGGAAGTTTACGAGTTTCCAGCGTACTTCTTCAAAAAACGCGTCCACCGGATTGAACGCCGCAAACCGACGGAGCCCGATTTGAATGATGCAGTCGCGTTAATAAAAAGGAAGAAAAAACCTATTATTATTTGCGGTGGGGGGGTTCGGTATTCTGAGGCAGCTGATGCGTTAAAGCGATTTTCTGAGAAGTTTCACATTCCCTACGGTGAAACACAAGCCGGGAAAAGCGCGATTGAAAGTTCTCATGTTTACAATCTCGGAGGGATTGGGGTCACTGGAAATTTAGCAGCCAATCGGATAGCGAAAGATGCAGATTTAGTCATCGGGGTTGGGACCCGGTACTCGGACTTTACGACTTCATCCAAGCAACTGTTCCAACATCCAGATGTAGACTTTTTAACGATCAACGTTTCGGAGTACCACGCGTATAAACTCGATTCAGTAAAAGTTGTAGCTGACGCAAGGACAGCTCTCACAGCGTTAGAGGCTGAATTGGATAAAGCTGGGTATCGTTCTGGATATACGAATGAAATTGAATTAGCTAAAAATGCTTGGCGAACTGAGCTCAACCGGCTTCATCAAATCAGTTACGATGAAGAAGGGTTTAAGCCTGAAATCGCCGGCCATTTGGATGAAGTGCTGCCAGAATTCGCAAAACGTTTTGATTCACGCCTCACACAAACCGAGGTGATTGGGCACATAAACAAACTGATTGATGAAGATGCCATTATTGTAGGGTCCTCCGGTAGTCTCCCTGGAGATCTACAAAGAATGTGGATATCTCGGCGACCGAATACCTATCACATGGAATACGGCTTCTCCAGCATGGGATACGAGATAACCGGGGCACTTGGTGTGAAGATGGCCGAACCAGACAAAGAGGTCTACGCCATGGTTGGCGATGGAAGTTATTTGATGCTGCACTCTGAACTGGTCACCAGTATTCAAGAAGGTCAAAAAATCAATGTGCTCCTTTTCGACAACGCCGGTTTTGGTTGTATTAACAACTTGCAAATGGGGAATGGCATGGGGAGCTTCGGAACCGAATTTCGCTACCGGAATCTAGAAACTGGCCGCATGGACGGCCGTCTGATGAAAATAGACTTTGCACAAAGCGCCGCAGGCTACGGAGTCAAAACGTATAGAGCAAGTACTGTCGAACAGTTGAAAGAAGCCATTGAAGATGCGAAAAAACAGTCAGTATCGACGTTGATCGACATAAAAGTGTTACCGAAAACGATGACTGGAGACTACGAGTCCTGGTGGCACGTCGGGGTAGCTGGCGTTTCTGACAATCCGAAAATACAGGAAGCTTACCGAAACAAAGAAGCCAATTTAAAAATGGCCAGAAAATACTAA
- the iolE gene encoding myo-inosose-2 dehydratase has product MNYSDKIGIAPISWVNDDIPGLGDDLYTADQVLAEMASLGYVATEMGRVFSQDPAGFKGKLEKHGIQLASKFVGTLFSDANRLEAELHSFSEWVDYLKDMGSQYVIVCEMGGSMHWDPRRSSDDRTIQALNDQEWQTLVDGLHRAAKMSRANGLQLVYHPHAGTVVETADEVDRLMASTDPELVHLLYDTGHALYGGYDPLEQLIQYYDRIQYVHLKNIRKDVLDRVRKENMDFRSSVLSGLFTVPGDEEGCIDFVPIFNELVRRNYDGWIVVEAEQDPAKAHPYTYAKMAKEYIDSTFSMVMN; this is encoded by the coding sequence GTGAATTATAGCGACAAAATCGGCATCGCCCCGATTAGCTGGGTCAATGACGACATTCCCGGTCTCGGGGACGACTTGTACACTGCGGATCAAGTTTTAGCAGAAATGGCTTCTCTTGGGTATGTCGCTACCGAGATGGGACGCGTATTCTCACAAGATCCCGCAGGTTTCAAAGGGAAATTAGAGAAACACGGCATTCAGTTAGCTAGTAAATTTGTGGGGACGTTGTTTTCTGATGCGAATCGCTTGGAAGCGGAACTGCACTCTTTTAGTGAGTGGGTGGACTACTTGAAAGACATGGGCAGTCAGTACGTCATTGTGTGTGAAATGGGCGGGTCCATGCATTGGGATCCACGGCGTTCTTCTGACGATAGGACAATCCAAGCGTTAAATGATCAGGAGTGGCAAACTTTAGTAGACGGTCTCCATCGGGCAGCAAAAATGTCTCGAGCCAACGGTTTGCAGTTAGTCTATCATCCACACGCAGGTACTGTTGTAGAAACCGCCGATGAAGTGGATCGCTTGATGGCGTCAACTGATCCGGAGCTGGTGCACCTTCTGTATGATACGGGGCACGCTCTATACGGCGGGTACGACCCCCTGGAGCAGTTGATCCAATATTATGATCGTATCCAGTACGTTCACTTGAAAAATATTCGTAAAGATGTACTGGATCGTGTTCGCAAGGAGAACATGGACTTTCGCTCCTCAGTGCTCAGCGGTTTGTTTACCGTGCCGGGAGATGAAGAGGGCTGCATCGATTTTGTCCCTATATTTAATGAATTAGTTAGAAGAAACTACGACGGCTGGATCGTCGTAGAAGCGGAACAAGATCCTGCCAAAGCTCATCCCTACACATATGCCAAGATGGCGAAGGAATATATTGATTCAACTTTTTCGATGGTCATGAATTAA
- the iolB gene encoding 5-deoxy-glucuronate isomerase, with translation MSKLVVPSRHPDETGNVVRVTPESAGWEYVGFEVYALHTGQTLRKETGEQEVCIVLLQGRATVSSKHCKWDDIGQRMNVFEKTPPYAVYIPDHDVYEIEAVTDVQCAICAAPGKGNHEARLIAPDDVGVEIRGAGNIERRIHNILPEQQPADSLLVVEVFTPDGHWSSYPPHKHDRENLPHESYLEETYYHKVHPVGGFVVQRVYTDDRSLDETMVVNDGDVVLVPKGYHPVSVPPGYEGYYLNVMAGPVRTWKFHNDPDHAWIMETFQK, from the coding sequence ATGAGTAAATTAGTGGTTCCTAGTCGCCATCCAGATGAAACGGGAAACGTCGTCCGTGTGACCCCTGAATCGGCTGGGTGGGAATACGTCGGTTTTGAAGTTTATGCTTTGCACACGGGCCAAACCTTGAGAAAAGAGACAGGCGAACAAGAAGTGTGTATCGTCTTGTTACAAGGAAGAGCGACGGTTTCCAGCAAACATTGCAAGTGGGACGACATCGGTCAGCGGATGAACGTCTTTGAAAAAACGCCCCCCTATGCGGTGTACATTCCCGATCACGACGTGTACGAGATTGAAGCGGTGACTGATGTACAGTGTGCGATCTGTGCCGCTCCGGGAAAAGGGAACCACGAAGCGAGACTGATTGCTCCCGATGATGTCGGCGTGGAGATCAGGGGAGCCGGAAACATCGAACGACGCATCCACAACATTTTGCCGGAGCAACAGCCGGCAGATAGTTTACTCGTCGTGGAAGTGTTCACCCCAGACGGGCATTGGTCCAGCTATCCGCCGCACAAGCACGACCGAGAGAACTTGCCGCATGAATCGTACTTGGAGGAGACGTACTACCACAAAGTACATCCTGTGGGCGGCTTCGTCGTACAACGCGTGTACACGGATGACCGCTCCCTCGATGAGACGATGGTCGTCAATGACGGGGATGTCGTGCTCGTACCGAAGGGTTATCACCCGGTGTCTGTGCCACCGGGGTACGAAGGGTACTATTTAAACGTGATGGCTGGTCCTGTGCGAACGTGGAAGTTTCATAACGACCCTGACCACGCATGGATCATGGAGACGTTTCAGAAATAG
- the iolC gene encoding 5-dehydro-2-deoxygluconokinase has translation MRLLHFDTDKPMDFIAVGRLCIDLNANEINRPMEETVTFTKYVGGSPANITVGMARLGMKTGFIGRVADDQMGRFIRHYLEENGIDTSSVITDEPGSVTGLAFTEIKSPTDCSILMYRDNVADLNLSPQDVSEDYIKQAKLLLISGTALAASPSREAVFLAVEYARKHGVVVVFDLDYRPYTWQSVEETATYYNLAAEKCDVIFGTREEFDMMEQFEADRSHDDQATANKWFDYHAKIVVIKHGKDGSIAYTKDGQSYTGTTFPAKVIKTFGAGDAYASAFIYGLMRGWDIPKCMEFGSASAAIVISSHSCSDAMPTADAIEDYMEKCRNGEVASHGHIN, from the coding sequence ATGCGTTTGTTACATTTTGATACCGACAAACCGATGGATTTTATAGCAGTCGGCCGACTGTGTATTGACTTGAACGCGAATGAGATCAACCGTCCGATGGAAGAAACGGTCACATTCACTAAGTATGTCGGCGGTTCTCCCGCCAACATCACCGTCGGGATGGCACGGCTCGGGATGAAAACCGGCTTCATCGGACGCGTAGCCGATGACCAGATGGGTCGCTTCATTCGGCACTACTTGGAGGAGAATGGCATCGATACGTCATCCGTCATTACAGACGAACCTGGGAGTGTGACCGGATTAGCGTTTACCGAGATTAAAAGTCCGACGGACTGCAGCATCCTCATGTATCGGGACAATGTGGCTGATTTGAATTTATCGCCACAGGATGTGTCGGAAGACTACATCAAACAAGCAAAGTTGCTGTTGATCTCTGGCACGGCACTGGCAGCTAGTCCGTCTCGGGAAGCGGTTTTTTTAGCTGTTGAGTACGCACGTAAGCACGGCGTCGTCGTCGTGTTTGACCTCGATTACCGTCCTTACACGTGGCAGTCAGTTGAAGAAACGGCCACCTACTATAACCTCGCAGCTGAGAAATGCGATGTCATCTTTGGCACGCGGGAAGAATTCGACATGATGGAGCAATTTGAAGCTGATCGGTCTCACGACGATCAGGCGACGGCAAACAAATGGTTTGACTACCACGCCAAGATTGTCGTGATTAAACACGGTAAGGACGGCTCTATCGCCTACACGAAAGACGGCCAGTCGTATACAGGGACGACGTTTCCCGCGAAGGTGATCAAAACTTTCGGGGCTGGCGACGCTTATGCATCCGCTTTTATTTATGGACTTATGCGGGGATGGGACATCCCGAAATGCATGGAGTTCGGCAGTGCGTCCGCAGCCATCGTCATTTCCAGCCACAGCTGTTCTGACGCGATGCCGACAGCCGACGCCATCGAAGACTACATGGAAAAATGCCGCAACGGCGAAGTGGCAAGTCATGGACACATCAATTGA
- a CDS encoding class II fructose-bisphosphate aldolase, with translation MLVTLTEVIDGVKGKECAIPAFNVFGYEDAAAVIAAAEQLGAPVILATNKVAIEHMPIQHLGKLLCSMAESASVPVCVHLDHGKDYETVAEAIMHGYSSVMYDGSQLPLAENIRTTQEIVKMAHACGIPVEAEIGSVGYSDPSMNVKACYTEPEEARTFAEETGVDALAVAVGSVHRMEEQTAEIQFDRLQAIQDLVETPLVIHGSTGITDEDVKRLVTFNVVKVNIGTAIRMAFGHTLREEMNRQPRQFDRITLFQRPMQAVQDAAVKKMKLLGLG, from the coding sequence ATGCTCGTTACGTTAACAGAAGTGATCGATGGGGTGAAAGGGAAAGAATGTGCCATTCCGGCCTTTAACGTTTTTGGTTACGAGGACGCTGCCGCTGTCATAGCGGCAGCAGAACAGTTGGGGGCGCCTGTCATCCTAGCGACGAATAAAGTTGCGATTGAACATATGCCAATTCAACACTTAGGAAAGTTGTTATGTTCGATGGCGGAGAGTGCGAGCGTCCCCGTTTGTGTTCACCTTGACCACGGCAAAGACTACGAGACTGTAGCTGAAGCCATTATGCATGGCTACTCCTCCGTCATGTACGACGGATCGCAGCTGCCACTCGCAGAAAATATCCGCACGACGCAAGAAATTGTAAAAATGGCGCACGCGTGTGGCATCCCAGTCGAAGCGGAAATCGGTTCCGTCGGCTACAGCGATCCGAGTATGAATGTGAAAGCCTGCTATACAGAACCGGAGGAAGCGCGCACGTTTGCCGAGGAGACCGGCGTCGATGCACTGGCCGTCGCAGTTGGAAGCGTGCACCGTATGGAAGAACAAACAGCTGAAATTCAGTTCGACCGATTACAAGCAATTCAAGATCTCGTTGAGACACCGCTTGTTATCCACGGTTCAACTGGCATAACTGACGAAGACGTAAAACGGTTAGTGACGTTCAACGTTGTGAAGGTGAACATTGGGACAGCAATCCGCATGGCGTTCGGCCACACGTTGAGAGAAGAGATGAACCGACAGCCGCGGCAGTTTGATCGCATCACTCTGTTTCAACGGCCGATGCAGGCTGTACAGGACGCGGCGGTGAAGAAGATGAAACTGTTAGGGCTTGGCTAG
- a CDS encoding CoA-acylating methylmalonate-semialdehyde dehydrogenase, producing the protein MTTTTTDENVLNNLIGGTWKPATSGQTEVVPNPATGETLARVPISNREDLDAAVKAAKEAFQSWSRTSVPKRARILFKYQQLLVDHWDELAKLITQENGKSYKEAYGEVQRGIECVEFAAGAPTLMMGKQLPDIATNIESGMYRYPVGIVGGITPFNFPMMVPCWMFPLAVACGNTFVLKPSERTPILANRLAELFQEAGLPDGVLNVVHGAHDVVNGLLEHPDVKAISFVGSQPVAEYVYRTGAAHGKRVQALAGAKNHTIVMPDADLDAAVQQIIGAAFGSAGERCMACSVVVAVGEIGDRLLDKLIRAADEIEIGNGLDENVFLGPVIRDSHKERTIKYIETGEKEGALLVRDGRRDAATSERGYFVGPTIFDNVTPEMKIWQDEIFAPVLSYVRVDSLEEAIELANKSDFANGACLFTKDGHNVRTFRETIDAGMLGINLGVPAPMAFFPFSGWKNSFYGDLHANGPDGVEFYTRKKMVTARW; encoded by the coding sequence GTGACAACAACGACGACAGACGAGAACGTTCTGAACAACTTGATCGGCGGAACATGGAAGCCGGCGACATCCGGTCAGACGGAGGTCGTCCCGAATCCTGCCACCGGTGAAACGCTCGCCCGCGTTCCGATCTCCAACAGGGAAGATCTGGACGCAGCCGTTAAAGCAGCGAAAGAAGCGTTTCAATCATGGAGCCGGACGTCCGTTCCGAAGCGCGCCCGCATTTTATTTAAATATCAACAGCTGCTCGTCGACCATTGGGACGAACTGGCGAAGCTGATCACCCAGGAGAACGGTAAAAGCTATAAAGAAGCGTACGGTGAAGTGCAACGCGGCATCGAGTGCGTGGAGTTTGCCGCCGGGGCTCCGACGCTCATGATGGGGAAGCAGTTGCCAGACATCGCGACGAACATCGAATCGGGGATGTATCGCTATCCGGTGGGAATCGTCGGAGGAATTACCCCTTTTAACTTTCCGATGATGGTACCGTGTTGGATGTTTCCCCTCGCAGTTGCCTGTGGCAATACGTTCGTGCTAAAACCGTCGGAGCGCACGCCGATTTTAGCGAACCGCTTGGCTGAGCTGTTCCAGGAAGCGGGGTTGCCGGACGGTGTTTTGAACGTCGTCCACGGCGCCCACGACGTCGTGAACGGGTTGCTGGAGCATCCTGATGTGAAGGCGATCTCTTTTGTCGGGTCCCAACCCGTAGCTGAATACGTGTATCGTACCGGAGCCGCTCACGGGAAACGGGTACAAGCACTGGCAGGAGCAAAAAACCATACGATTGTCATGCCCGATGCCGATCTCGACGCCGCGGTACAGCAGATTATCGGTGCTGCATTCGGTTCGGCAGGCGAACGGTGTATGGCGTGTTCCGTCGTCGTCGCCGTCGGGGAGATCGGGGATCGACTGCTCGACAAACTCATTCGGGCAGCAGATGAGATCGAAATCGGAAACGGCTTGGATGAAAATGTTTTCCTCGGTCCAGTTATCCGGGACTCCCATAAAGAAAGGACGATCAAGTACATTGAGACCGGAGAGAAAGAAGGCGCGTTGCTCGTGCGTGACGGACGTCGCGATGCGGCGACAAGTGAACGAGGTTATTTCGTAGGGCCGACGATATTTGACAATGTCACACCGGAGATGAAGATCTGGCAGGACGAGATCTTCGCGCCTGTGTTGTCGTATGTCAGAGTAGACAGTTTGGAAGAGGCGATCGAGCTGGCGAACAAGTCTGATTTCGCCAACGGCGCTTGTCTGTTCACGAAAGATGGTCACAATGTGCGTACGTTCCGGGAAACGATCGATGCCGGCATGTTGGGCATCAATCTCGGAGTGCCAGCGCCCATGGCTTTCTTTCCGTTTTCCGGTTGGAAAAACTCTTTCTACGGCGACCTGCACGCGAACGGACCGGACGGTGTCGAATTTTACACGCGCAAAAAAATGGTAACGGCCCGTTGGTAG
- a CDS encoding Gfo/Idh/MocA family protein, with product MKNKNINWGILGTAEIADLHVVPALNQAKNATALAIASSSGKAKSFAEKHGIPRAYGSYEELLRDPEIDAVYIPLPNHLHSKWVKIAAEHGKHILCEKPASLSAAETKDMIDVCNHYNVLFMEALMYQFHPQHLRVKEMIADGMIGDVITMRSSFTFMLQKKEGNFRLNARTQGGGSLYDIGVYCIHAIRAILGEPTNVYCEASLDESADADWSAVAILQFENGKRAHFDCGMNASTRNEYEIVGTRGTIRVPKAFIPQKDGKGIIEIIDPDGNIQKETCIGNYYKIGVENFSNSLLENKSLVYKPDSSIHNMSVLDACFASIEKNSTVPVVHLRKL from the coding sequence ATGAAAAATAAAAATATTAATTGGGGGATTTTAGGTACAGCCGAAATTGCCGATTTGCATGTGGTTCCTGCGTTGAATCAGGCTAAAAATGCCACTGCTTTGGCAATTGCAAGTTCAAGTGGCAAAGCCAAATCATTTGCCGAAAAACATGGCATACCTAGAGCTTACGGATCATACGAAGAATTGTTGAGAGATCCGGAAATTGATGCCGTTTACATCCCGCTTCCAAACCATCTTCATTCCAAGTGGGTAAAAATTGCGGCTGAACATGGAAAACATATTTTGTGTGAGAAACCGGCTTCATTATCAGCAGCAGAAACAAAAGACATGATAGACGTGTGTAACCACTATAATGTTTTATTTATGGAAGCGCTCATGTACCAGTTTCACCCCCAACACCTGCGTGTCAAAGAGATGATCGCAGATGGGATGATTGGTGATGTTATCACAATGCGCTCATCTTTCACATTCATGCTCCAAAAAAAAGAAGGCAACTTTCGTTTGAATGCACGAACTCAAGGAGGCGGAAGTCTATATGACATTGGTGTTTATTGCATCCACGCCATTCGCGCTATTCTAGGGGAGCCAACAAACGTATACTGTGAGGCCTCTTTAGATGAATCCGCGGATGCAGATTGGTCAGCAGTAGCTATTCTACAGTTTGAAAATGGAAAGAGAGCTCATTTTGACTGTGGAATGAATGCTTCCACCCGTAACGAATATGAAATCGTTGGCACGAGAGGGACGATTCGTGTACCTAAAGCATTTATACCACAAAAGGACGGGAAAGGCATCATCGAGATAATTGACCCCGATGGAAACATTCAGAAAGAAACGTGTATAGGAAACTACTACAAGATTGGTGTAGAAAATTTTTCAAACAGCCTTTTAGAAAATAAATCACTCGTATATAAACCGGATAGCAGCATACACAATATGAGCGTGCTAGATGCCTGTTTCGCCTCAATCGAGAAAAATAGTACAGTGCCGGTGGTACATCTAAGAAAACTTTAA
- the iolG gene encoding inositol 2-dehydrogenase, translating into MVKKTSVGIIGAGKIGKLHINNLVTMNEVNIRAISDVYIDQMSDWVNTLDVKYTTKNYMEIVNDPDIDAILVCTPTKLHSEIVIAAAEKKKHIFCEKPISFNLEDSLKVLDAVKKAGVIMQVGFVRRFDRNFRQVHEIVKSGKIGTPHIIHIFSRDPEPAPRKYVRHSGGMPFDMTIHDFDMIRYLTQFEVEEVYAQGSVLIDPFFEECNDVDTAVFTLRFTNGAIGVVDNSRRAEYGYDQRVEVFGSKGSVSIKNDTNHTVEVITKDGTLSDKPKWFYLERYNDAFKEELRSFLNCVTTGTEPTVSAYDGLQAELLAHAATISLQEKRPVKIQEVLKQTDLRLRDH; encoded by the coding sequence ATAGTGAAAAAGACTTCCGTTGGTATTATTGGTGCAGGGAAAATTGGGAAGCTGCACATAAATAATTTGGTAACAATGAATGAGGTGAATATTCGGGCGATTTCTGATGTGTATATTGATCAAATGTCGGACTGGGTGAATACACTAGATGTTAAGTATACAACGAAAAATTACATGGAAATTGTGAACGATCCAGATATTGACGCGATTCTTGTATGTACACCGACAAAGTTGCATTCAGAAATTGTTATTGCCGCAGCGGAAAAGAAGAAGCATATTTTTTGTGAAAAACCGATTAGCTTCAATCTCGAAGATTCATTAAAAGTATTAGATGCTGTTAAAAAAGCTGGCGTGATTATGCAAGTCGGTTTTGTAAGGCGCTTTGACCGCAACTTTAGGCAAGTGCACGAGATAGTTAAGTCCGGTAAAATCGGTACACCACATATTATTCATATTTTCTCTAGGGATCCTGAACCAGCACCGAGGAAATATGTTCGGCACTCTGGTGGAATGCCGTTTGATATGACGATTCATGACTTTGATATGATTCGTTATTTAACACAGTTTGAAGTAGAAGAAGTATACGCCCAAGGTTCTGTACTTATCGATCCATTTTTTGAAGAGTGTAATGATGTTGACACTGCAGTATTCACGTTAAGATTCACCAATGGCGCAATCGGTGTTGTTGATAACAGCCGCCGAGCAGAATACGGCTACGATCAACGCGTCGAAGTATTCGGATCGAAAGGATCGGTCAGCATTAAAAATGACACAAATCACACAGTGGAAGTTATAACAAAGGACGGCACTTTATCTGATAAGCCAAAATGGTTTTATCTCGAACGATACAATGACGCATTCAAAGAAGAATTACGTTCTTTCTTAAATTGTGTAACGACAGGGACAGAACCTACAGTGAGTGCTTATGACGGTCTTCAGGCGGAATTGCTCGCGCATGCAGCAACCATATCCTTACAAGAAAAACGGCCAGTGAAAATCCAAGAAGTGTTGAAACAAACAGACCTGCGCTTAAGAGATCATTAA
- the istA gene encoding IS21 family transposase: MDPYKDYIRQRMEEGCLNGAVILDEIRANGYTGGATLLRDFMRPLRPVIREKATVRFETPPGEQAQVDWGRVSVDWHGRKKRLYIFVMVLCYSRMLYVEFTEDEKLETLMGCHLRAMQYFNGITRTVLYDNMKTVVTGQDENGGVIWNERFAAFAAHHGFILKRCQPYRARTKGKVENGVKYVKHNFWPRVREFEGLHDLNLQARRWMDTVANVRVHGTTHEVPLERWRKEGLKRFNFVPFETVERHRRKVSADSLVSYQANRYSVPFEWVGQTVSLQDDKNGWIRIYAGGTLIAEHMKASGRHQVVFHLEHIKGLRQHPTRRPAEYQPRLVSSPVPEVSERSLEDYDQFAEEAAILS, encoded by the coding sequence TTGGATCCGTACAAAGACTACATTCGTCAGCGGATGGAGGAGGGATGCCTGAACGGTGCCGTAATTCTCGATGAAATCCGCGCCAATGGTTACACAGGTGGCGCGACCTTGCTACGAGACTTCATGCGCCCGCTTCGCCCGGTCATCCGGGAAAAGGCCACCGTTCGCTTTGAAACACCGCCCGGCGAACAAGCCCAAGTGGATTGGGGGCGTGTCAGCGTCGACTGGCACGGTCGGAAAAAACGGCTCTACATTTTTGTTATGGTCCTCTGCTACTCGCGGATGCTGTATGTCGAATTTACGGAAGACGAGAAACTGGAAACCCTCATGGGTTGCCATCTACGCGCGATGCAGTATTTTAACGGGATCACACGAACGGTTCTGTACGACAACATGAAAACGGTGGTGACCGGTCAGGATGAGAACGGGGGAGTCATTTGGAACGAGCGGTTTGCGGCCTTTGCCGCACATCACGGCTTCATCCTCAAACGCTGTCAACCTTACCGCGCCCGAACAAAAGGGAAAGTGGAAAACGGCGTGAAATACGTCAAACATAACTTCTGGCCGCGTGTGCGGGAATTCGAGGGCCTTCACGACCTGAACCTACAGGCACGGCGCTGGATGGATACCGTGGCAAACGTGCGGGTGCACGGCACGACCCATGAAGTCCCGCTGGAACGTTGGCGCAAAGAGGGACTGAAACGTTTTAACTTCGTGCCGTTTGAAACCGTCGAACGCCATCGCCGCAAAGTGAGCGCCGACAGTTTAGTCTCGTACCAGGCGAATCGTTATTCCGTTCCGTTTGAATGGGTCGGGCAAACCGTGTCTCTTCAAGATGACAAAAACGGCTGGATCCGGATTTACGCAGGTGGGACACTCATCGCGGAGCACATGAAAGCGAGCGGCCGCCATCAAGTCGTCTTCCATCTTGAACATATAAAAGGGCTCCGGCAACATCCCACAAGGCGGCCTGCCGAATACCAACCGCGCCTTGTGTCGTCACCGGTGCCGGAAGTGAGCGAACGATCCCTTGAAGATTACGATCAGTTCGCGGAAGAGGCGGCGATCCTGTCATGA